From Etheostoma cragini isolate CJK2018 chromosome 14, CSU_Ecrag_1.0, whole genome shotgun sequence, the proteins below share one genomic window:
- the sgce gene encoding epsilon-sarcoglycan isoform X2 has protein sequence MLCTMSAAAVAVWLGTVCIVHAYDVKHIAFHERNGHMERSIGLKQRTALYRNVVTILSRSHSDPNVYPSAGVLFVHVLEREYFKGEFPPYPKSGDASSDPITFNTNLMGYPDRPGWLRYIQRTQHSDGVLYGSPTAEHVGKPSVIEITAYNRRTFETARHNLVINIMAREEFPLPYQAEFYIKNMNVEEMLASEVLGDFLGAVKNVWQPERLNAINITSALDRGGRVPLPINNLKEGVYVMVGADVAFSSCLREVESPHNQLRCSQEMEPVISCDKKFRAQFHIDWCKISLVDINKVVPVYITRPDPGTGILPEFGEYSPPSESLMGRNYFSDFLITLAVPSAVALVLFFILGYTMCCRREGVIELVHHSSIQKSTKELRNMSKNREISWPLSTLPVFNPVSGEVVPPIHPDNYETTSMPLMQTQTNLQNQITIPQQRPSGDNYVMSTFRRLEVNGIPEERKVAEALNL, from the exons TTTGCATTGTGCATGCCTATGATGTCAAACACATCGCTTTTCATGAGAGAAATGGCCATATGGAGCGATCCATTGGCTTGAAGCAGAGAACAGCCCTGTACAGAAATG TGGTCACCATCCTGTCAAGATCGCATTCAGACCCTAACGTCTACCCATCTGCAGGAGTTCTGTTCGTCCATGTTCTGGAGAGAGAGTATTTCAAAGGAGAGTTTCCTCCCTACCCCAAATCAG GTGATGCCAGCAGCGACCCGATCACTTTCAACACCAACCTGATGGGCTACCCCGACAGGCCAGGCTGGCTGCGCTACATCCAGAGGACCCAGCACAGCGACGGAGTGCTCTATGGCTCCCCCACCGCAGAACATGTCGGCAAGCCCTCAGTCATAGAG ATTACTGCCTATAACAGACGCACTTTTGAGACGGCGCGGCACAACTTGGTCATAAACATCATGGCCAGAGAAG AGTTCCCTCTGCCCTACCAGGCAGAGTTTTACatcaaaaacatgaatgtaGAGGAGATGCTGGCCAGTGAGGTGTTGGGGGACTTCCTGGGAGCGGTGAAGAACGTATGGCAGCCTGAGCGCCTCAACGCCATAAACATTACCTCGGCGCTGGACCGTGGCGGCCGTGTGCCCCTGCCCATCAACAACCTTAAGGAAGG GGTGTATGTGATGGTTGGCGCTGATGTTGCCTTCTCATCCTGCCTGCGGGAGGTGGAAAGCCCACATAACCAGCTGCGCTGCAGTCAGGAGATGGAGCCGGTCATCAGCTGTGACAAGAAGTTCAGGGCTCAGTTTCACATTGATTGGTGTAAAATCTCTCTG GTTGACATCAACAAAGTGGTCCCCGTATACATAACCCGTCCCGACCCGGGCACCGGGATCCTGCCTGAATTTGGGGAATACAGCCCCCCTTCTGAGTCTCTGATGGGCCGTAACTACTTTTCAGACTTCCTTATCACACTGGCTGTTCCCTCTGCTGTGGCTCTAGTTCTTTTCTTCATCCTCGGCTACACTATGTGCTGCCGTCGGGAAGGGGT CATCGAGCTGGTCCACCACAGCTCCATCCAGAAGTCCACCAAGGAGCTGCGGAATATGTCTAAGAACCGGGAAATCTCCTGGCCCCTCTCCACTCTGCCCGTCTTTAACCCAGTCAGTGGTGAGGTGGTGCCGCCCATCCACCCAGACAACTATGAGACCACCAGCATGCCCCTCATGCAGACACAGAC GAATCTGCAAAACCAGATTACAATACCACAGCAGCGGCCATCAG GAGATAATTATGTCATGTCAACATTTCGAAGGCTGGAG GTAAATGGTATTCCTGAGGAGAGAAAGGTGGCCGAGGCACTGAATTTGTGA
- the sgce gene encoding epsilon-sarcoglycan isoform X1: MLCTMSAAAVAVWLGTVCIVHAYDVKHIAFHERNGHMERSIGLKQRTALYRNVVTILSRSHSDPNVYPSAGVLFVHVLEREYFKGEFPPYPKSGDASSDPITFNTNLMGYPDRPGWLRYIQRTQHSDGVLYGSPTAEHVGKPSVIEITAYNRRTFETARHNLVINIMAREEFPLPYQAEFYIKNMNVEEMLASEVLGDFLGAVKNVWQPERLNAINITSALDRGGRVPLPINNLKEGVYVMVGADVAFSSCLREVESPHNQLRCSQEMEPVISCDKKFRAQFHIDWCKISLVDINKVVPVYITRPDPGTGILPEFGEYSPPSESLMGRNYFSDFLITLAVPSAVALVLFFILGYTMCCRREGVEKRNMQTPDIELVHHSSIQKSTKELRNMSKNREISWPLSTLPVFNPVSGEVVPPIHPDNYETTSMPLMQTQTNLQNQITIPQQRPSGDNYVMSTFRRLEVNGIPEERKVAEALNL, from the exons TTTGCATTGTGCATGCCTATGATGTCAAACACATCGCTTTTCATGAGAGAAATGGCCATATGGAGCGATCCATTGGCTTGAAGCAGAGAACAGCCCTGTACAGAAATG TGGTCACCATCCTGTCAAGATCGCATTCAGACCCTAACGTCTACCCATCTGCAGGAGTTCTGTTCGTCCATGTTCTGGAGAGAGAGTATTTCAAAGGAGAGTTTCCTCCCTACCCCAAATCAG GTGATGCCAGCAGCGACCCGATCACTTTCAACACCAACCTGATGGGCTACCCCGACAGGCCAGGCTGGCTGCGCTACATCCAGAGGACCCAGCACAGCGACGGAGTGCTCTATGGCTCCCCCACCGCAGAACATGTCGGCAAGCCCTCAGTCATAGAG ATTACTGCCTATAACAGACGCACTTTTGAGACGGCGCGGCACAACTTGGTCATAAACATCATGGCCAGAGAAG AGTTCCCTCTGCCCTACCAGGCAGAGTTTTACatcaaaaacatgaatgtaGAGGAGATGCTGGCCAGTGAGGTGTTGGGGGACTTCCTGGGAGCGGTGAAGAACGTATGGCAGCCTGAGCGCCTCAACGCCATAAACATTACCTCGGCGCTGGACCGTGGCGGCCGTGTGCCCCTGCCCATCAACAACCTTAAGGAAGG GGTGTATGTGATGGTTGGCGCTGATGTTGCCTTCTCATCCTGCCTGCGGGAGGTGGAAAGCCCACATAACCAGCTGCGCTGCAGTCAGGAGATGGAGCCGGTCATCAGCTGTGACAAGAAGTTCAGGGCTCAGTTTCACATTGATTGGTGTAAAATCTCTCTG GTTGACATCAACAAAGTGGTCCCCGTATACATAACCCGTCCCGACCCGGGCACCGGGATCCTGCCTGAATTTGGGGAATACAGCCCCCCTTCTGAGTCTCTGATGGGCCGTAACTACTTTTCAGACTTCCTTATCACACTGGCTGTTCCCTCTGCTGTGGCTCTAGTTCTTTTCTTCATCCTCGGCTACACTATGTGCTGCCGTCGGGAAGGGGT ggaaaaaagaaacatgcaaaCACCAGA CATCGAGCTGGTCCACCACAGCTCCATCCAGAAGTCCACCAAGGAGCTGCGGAATATGTCTAAGAACCGGGAAATCTCCTGGCCCCTCTCCACTCTGCCCGTCTTTAACCCAGTCAGTGGTGAGGTGGTGCCGCCCATCCACCCAGACAACTATGAGACCACCAGCATGCCCCTCATGCAGACACAGAC GAATCTGCAAAACCAGATTACAATACCACAGCAGCGGCCATCAG GAGATAATTATGTCATGTCAACATTTCGAAGGCTGGAG GTAAATGGTATTCCTGAGGAGAGAAAGGTGGCCGAGGCACTGAATTTGTGA
- the sgce gene encoding epsilon-sarcoglycan isoform X3: MLCTMSAAAVAVWLGTVVTILSRSHSDPNVYPSAGVLFVHVLEREYFKGEFPPYPKSGDASSDPITFNTNLMGYPDRPGWLRYIQRTQHSDGVLYGSPTAEHVGKPSVIEITAYNRRTFETARHNLVINIMAREEFPLPYQAEFYIKNMNVEEMLASEVLGDFLGAVKNVWQPERLNAINITSALDRGGRVPLPINNLKEGVYVMVGADVAFSSCLREVESPHNQLRCSQEMEPVISCDKKFRAQFHIDWCKISLVDINKVVPVYITRPDPGTGILPEFGEYSPPSESLMGRNYFSDFLITLAVPSAVALVLFFILGYTMCCRREGVEKRNMQTPDIELVHHSSIQKSTKELRNMSKNREISWPLSTLPVFNPVSGEVVPPIHPDNYETTSMPLMQTQTNLQNQITIPQQRPSGDNYVMSTFRRLEVNGIPEERKVAEALNL; encoded by the exons TGGTCACCATCCTGTCAAGATCGCATTCAGACCCTAACGTCTACCCATCTGCAGGAGTTCTGTTCGTCCATGTTCTGGAGAGAGAGTATTTCAAAGGAGAGTTTCCTCCCTACCCCAAATCAG GTGATGCCAGCAGCGACCCGATCACTTTCAACACCAACCTGATGGGCTACCCCGACAGGCCAGGCTGGCTGCGCTACATCCAGAGGACCCAGCACAGCGACGGAGTGCTCTATGGCTCCCCCACCGCAGAACATGTCGGCAAGCCCTCAGTCATAGAG ATTACTGCCTATAACAGACGCACTTTTGAGACGGCGCGGCACAACTTGGTCATAAACATCATGGCCAGAGAAG AGTTCCCTCTGCCCTACCAGGCAGAGTTTTACatcaaaaacatgaatgtaGAGGAGATGCTGGCCAGTGAGGTGTTGGGGGACTTCCTGGGAGCGGTGAAGAACGTATGGCAGCCTGAGCGCCTCAACGCCATAAACATTACCTCGGCGCTGGACCGTGGCGGCCGTGTGCCCCTGCCCATCAACAACCTTAAGGAAGG GGTGTATGTGATGGTTGGCGCTGATGTTGCCTTCTCATCCTGCCTGCGGGAGGTGGAAAGCCCACATAACCAGCTGCGCTGCAGTCAGGAGATGGAGCCGGTCATCAGCTGTGACAAGAAGTTCAGGGCTCAGTTTCACATTGATTGGTGTAAAATCTCTCTG GTTGACATCAACAAAGTGGTCCCCGTATACATAACCCGTCCCGACCCGGGCACCGGGATCCTGCCTGAATTTGGGGAATACAGCCCCCCTTCTGAGTCTCTGATGGGCCGTAACTACTTTTCAGACTTCCTTATCACACTGGCTGTTCCCTCTGCTGTGGCTCTAGTTCTTTTCTTCATCCTCGGCTACACTATGTGCTGCCGTCGGGAAGGGGT ggaaaaaagaaacatgcaaaCACCAGA CATCGAGCTGGTCCACCACAGCTCCATCCAGAAGTCCACCAAGGAGCTGCGGAATATGTCTAAGAACCGGGAAATCTCCTGGCCCCTCTCCACTCTGCCCGTCTTTAACCCAGTCAGTGGTGAGGTGGTGCCGCCCATCCACCCAGACAACTATGAGACCACCAGCATGCCCCTCATGCAGACACAGAC GAATCTGCAAAACCAGATTACAATACCACAGCAGCGGCCATCAG GAGATAATTATGTCATGTCAACATTTCGAAGGCTGGAG GTAAATGGTATTCCTGAGGAGAGAAAGGTGGCCGAGGCACTGAATTTGTGA